One Actinosynnema pretiosum DNA segment encodes these proteins:
- a CDS encoding peptide ABC transporter substrate-binding protein, giving the protein MSRVRLVPILAVSVMVVTACGGSGDDGAGSSADAGITIFNTEPENPLVPGNTTEVGGSRILDAMFTGLVGYNADTAQPENAMAESIETTDSKLFTIKLKPDWTFHDGTPVTAKSYVDAWNWTAYGPNATQGATFFSQIEGYADVHPEDPDGADGPQQAPAPTTETMSGLKVVDDSTFTVTLTEPFSVFPVTIGYEVFSPMPEAFFKDQKAFEAAPIGNGPFKFVSRQVGAEVKLTRYDDYRGDDKPKIKDVTLKVYQSRESAYADLVANSLDFMEELPPNALAGKKYEGDLGERVLQKETLNNQTIAFPFYLPPYDNVDLRRAISMSIDREEITQRIFEGSRVPADGWVHPLTEGYTPDQCGEYCEYNPTKAKELLAKSGYTGPLLLLSNTDGGHQEWAEAVANSIKNALGLDVRFSPSTSFGEFRQKVNAHEMTGMYRAGWIADYPSIENWLTPNYRTGSSSNDGLYSNPAVDAKLAEADKAADADQAITLYQEAEKLIAADMPSVPLWTQNTIGGKSDRLTTAKIDPFRALDLASVEVG; this is encoded by the coding sequence ATGTCGCGTGTACGCTTGGTGCCGATCTTAGCGGTGTCTGTGATGGTGGTCACGGCCTGTGGTGGCTCTGGGGACGACGGGGCGGGCAGCTCCGCGGACGCGGGGATCACGATCTTCAACACCGAGCCGGAGAACCCGCTGGTCCCCGGCAACACCACCGAGGTCGGCGGCAGCCGCATCCTCGACGCCATGTTCACCGGCCTGGTCGGCTACAACGCCGACACCGCGCAGCCGGAGAACGCGATGGCCGAGTCCATCGAGACGACCGACTCCAAGCTCTTCACCATCAAGCTCAAGCCCGACTGGACGTTCCACGACGGCACCCCGGTGACCGCCAAGAGCTACGTGGACGCCTGGAACTGGACCGCCTACGGGCCCAACGCCACCCAGGGCGCGACGTTCTTCTCCCAGATCGAGGGCTACGCCGACGTCCACCCCGAGGACCCGGACGGGGCCGACGGGCCGCAGCAGGCGCCCGCGCCGACCACCGAGACCATGTCGGGCCTGAAGGTCGTCGACGACAGCACCTTCACCGTCACCCTCACCGAGCCGTTCTCGGTCTTCCCGGTGACCATCGGCTACGAGGTCTTCTCCCCGATGCCCGAGGCGTTCTTCAAGGACCAGAAGGCGTTCGAGGCCGCGCCGATCGGCAACGGGCCGTTCAAGTTCGTCTCCCGGCAGGTCGGGGCCGAGGTCAAGCTGACCCGCTACGACGACTACCGGGGCGACGACAAGCCGAAGATCAAGGACGTCACGCTCAAGGTCTACCAGAGCCGCGAGTCGGCCTACGCGGACCTCGTGGCGAACTCCCTGGACTTCATGGAGGAGCTGCCCCCGAACGCGCTGGCGGGCAAGAAGTACGAGGGCGACCTCGGTGAGCGGGTCCTGCAGAAGGAGACCCTCAACAACCAGACCATCGCCTTCCCGTTCTACCTCCCGCCGTACGACAACGTGGACCTGCGCCGCGCGATCTCCATGTCGATCGACCGCGAGGAGATCACCCAGCGGATCTTCGAGGGCAGCCGCGTGCCCGCCGACGGCTGGGTGCACCCGCTGACCGAGGGCTACACGCCCGACCAGTGCGGCGAGTACTGCGAGTACAACCCGACCAAGGCCAAGGAGCTGCTGGCCAAGTCCGGGTACACCGGTCCGCTGCTGCTGCTGTCCAACACCGACGGCGGCCACCAGGAGTGGGCCGAGGCGGTGGCCAACAGCATCAAGAACGCGCTCGGCCTGGACGTGCGGTTCTCGCCGTCCACGAGCTTCGGCGAGTTCCGGCAGAAGGTCAACGCGCACGAGATGACCGGCATGTACCGGGCGGGCTGGATCGCGGACTACCCGTCGATCGAGAACTGGCTCACCCCGAACTACCGCACCGGCTCCTCCTCCAACGACGGCCTCTACTCCAACCCGGCCGTCGACGCCAAGCTCGCCGAGGCGGACAAGGCGGCCGACGCCGACCAGGCCATCACCCTCTACCAGGAGGCGGAGAAGCTCATCGCCGCCGACATGCCGTCCGTGCCGCTGTGGACGCAGAACACCATCGGCGGCAAGTCCGACCGGCTCACCACCGCCAAGATCGACCCCTTCCGCGCCCTGGACCTGGCCTCCGTCGAGGTCGGCTGA
- a CDS encoding ABC transporter permease, with protein MGRYVLRRLLQMVPVFLGTTFLIYALVWAVPGDPFEGKCGERDCPESYVSAMREKFNLDDPLLVQYGKYLLNLVRGDFGETSSGIEVADRIADTFPVTLQLALVALLIEAVIGIAAGVLSGLRGRGFLDSLVLVSTLFLISIPVFVTGYVVQLVFGLQLGWIAPTVGSSPSFGDLLVPGFVLASLSMAYVARLTRASIAENRRADYVRTALAKGLPDKRVVGVHLLRNSLIPVITFLGTDLGAFLGGAIVTEGIFNVPGIGGLVFRSILTKDGAMVTGLVTLLVLVYLLMTLLVDLLYAVLDPRIRYD; from the coding sequence TTGGGGCGCTACGTGCTGCGCAGGCTGCTGCAGATGGTGCCGGTGTTCCTCGGCACCACGTTCCTGATCTACGCCCTGGTGTGGGCGGTGCCGGGCGACCCGTTCGAGGGCAAGTGCGGCGAGCGGGACTGCCCGGAGTCCTACGTCTCCGCGATGCGCGAGAAGTTCAACCTGGACGACCCGCTGCTCGTCCAGTACGGCAAGTACCTGCTCAACCTGGTGCGGGGCGACTTCGGCGAGACGTCCTCGGGCATCGAGGTCGCCGACCGGATCGCCGACACGTTCCCGGTCACCCTGCAGCTCGCGCTGGTCGCCCTGCTCATCGAGGCCGTCATCGGCATCGCGGCGGGCGTGCTGAGCGGGCTGCGCGGGCGGGGGTTCCTGGACAGCCTGGTGCTGGTGTCCACGCTGTTCCTGATCTCCATCCCGGTGTTCGTCACCGGCTACGTCGTGCAGCTGGTGTTCGGCCTGCAACTGGGCTGGATCGCGCCCACGGTCGGGTCCTCGCCCTCGTTCGGCGACCTGCTCGTCCCCGGCTTCGTGCTCGCGAGCCTGTCGATGGCCTACGTGGCGCGGCTGACCAGGGCGAGCATCGCGGAGAACCGGCGCGCCGACTACGTGCGCACCGCGCTGGCCAAGGGCCTGCCGGACAAGCGGGTGGTGGGCGTGCACCTGCTGCGCAACTCGCTCATCCCGGTGATCACCTTCCTGGGCACGGACCTGGGGGCCTTCCTCGGCGGCGCGATCGTCACCGAGGGCATCTTCAACGTGCCCGGCATCGGCGGGCTCGTGTTCCGCTCGATCCTGACCAAGGACGGCGCGATGGTGACCGGCCTGGTCACCCTGCTGGTGCTGGTCTACCTGCTCATGACGCTGCTGGTGGACCTGCTCTACGCCGTGCTCGACCCGAGGATTCGCTATGACTGA
- a CDS encoding ABC transporter ATP-binding protein — protein MPEPVLSVRDLVKHFPVTRGVLFKRAIGQVKAVDGVSFDLMPGETLGVVGESGCGKSTLAQVLMCLEPPTSGEARFEGRPMFGLKGAAMRSLRRDLQIVLQDPYTSLNPRMTVGDIVGEPFEIHPEVAPAGSRAARVRELLDVVGLNPEHANRYPHQFSGGQRQRIGIARALALRPKVIVCDEPVSALDVSIQAQVMNLLGRLQREFGLAYVFIAHDLSVVRHLSDRVAVMYLGKFVEVGTEDQIYAHPTHPYTQALLSSVPVADPELRGRREVIRLTGDVPSPIDPPSGCRFRTRCWKARDVCATEEPPLVERLGHLSACHFAEERSVVPG, from the coding sequence GTGCCTGAACCGGTGCTGAGCGTGCGGGACCTGGTCAAGCACTTCCCGGTGACCAGGGGCGTGCTGTTCAAGCGCGCCATCGGCCAGGTCAAGGCGGTCGACGGGGTCTCGTTCGACCTGATGCCCGGCGAGACGCTGGGCGTGGTCGGCGAGTCCGGCTGCGGCAAGTCCACCCTCGCCCAGGTGCTGATGTGCCTGGAACCGCCCACCTCGGGGGAGGCGCGCTTCGAGGGCAGGCCGATGTTCGGGCTCAAGGGCGCGGCGATGCGGTCGCTGCGGCGGGACCTGCAGATCGTGCTCCAGGACCCGTACACCTCGCTCAACCCGAGGATGACCGTCGGCGACATCGTCGGCGAGCCGTTCGAGATCCACCCGGAGGTCGCGCCCGCCGGGTCGCGCGCGGCGCGGGTGCGGGAGCTGCTGGACGTCGTCGGGCTCAACCCCGAGCACGCCAACCGGTACCCGCACCAGTTCTCCGGCGGGCAGCGGCAGCGCATCGGCATCGCGCGGGCGCTCGCCCTGCGGCCCAAGGTGATCGTGTGCGACGAGCCGGTGTCCGCGCTGGACGTGTCCATCCAGGCGCAGGTGATGAACCTGCTCGGGCGGTTGCAGCGCGAGTTCGGGCTGGCCTACGTGTTCATCGCGCACGACCTGTCGGTGGTGCGGCACCTGTCCGACCGGGTCGCGGTGATGTACCTGGGCAAGTTCGTGGAGGTGGGCACCGAGGACCAGATCTACGCGCACCCCACGCACCCGTACACCCAGGCGCTGCTGTCGTCGGTGCCGGTGGCCGACCCGGAGCTGCGCGGCAGGCGCGAGGTGATCCGGCTGACCGGGGACGTGCCGTCGCCGATCGACCCGCCGTCCGGCTGCCGGTTCCGCACCCGGTGCTGGAAGGCGCGGGACGTGTGCGCGACCGAGGAGCCGCCGCTGGTGGAGCGGCTCGGGCACCTGAGCGCGTGCCACTTCGCCGAGGAGCGGTCGGTGGTGCCGGGCTAG
- a CDS encoding ABC transporter ATP-binding protein — MTALLEVDDLHVEFRTRDGVARVLNGVSYHVAAGETLAVLGESGSGKSVTAQAVMGILDTPPAHVTGGSVRFKGEELLGAPPERRRLVRGEGIAMVFQDALSALNPVFTVGFQIEEQLRTRRGMSRKDARARAVELLDQVKIPHARQRVREYPHQFSGGMRQRAMIAMSLALDPEVLIADEPTTALDVTVQAQIMDLLAELQRDRGMAMVLITHDLGVVAEVADRIAVMYAGRIVEHADARSLFRAPGHPYTSALMRSLPHVEAKGSELSTISGLPPSLLAIPPGCPFHPRCPRAADVCSVDVPPQVPLPGGRDSACHFAEQEVSGA, encoded by the coding sequence GTGACAGCGTTGCTGGAGGTCGACGACCTCCACGTGGAGTTCCGCACCCGCGACGGGGTCGCGCGCGTGCTCAACGGCGTCAGCTACCACGTCGCGGCCGGTGAGACGCTGGCCGTGCTCGGCGAGTCCGGCTCGGGCAAGTCCGTCACCGCCCAGGCGGTGATGGGCATCCTGGACACCCCGCCCGCGCACGTCACGGGCGGCTCGGTCCGGTTCAAGGGCGAGGAGCTGCTGGGCGCCCCGCCCGAGCGGCGCCGCCTGGTGCGCGGCGAGGGCATCGCCATGGTGTTCCAGGACGCCCTGTCCGCGCTGAACCCCGTGTTCACCGTGGGGTTCCAGATCGAGGAGCAGCTGCGGACGCGGCGCGGCATGTCCCGCAAGGACGCCCGCGCCCGCGCCGTCGAGCTGCTGGACCAGGTGAAGATCCCGCACGCCAGGCAGCGGGTGCGCGAGTACCCGCACCAGTTCTCCGGCGGGATGCGGCAGCGCGCCATGATCGCGATGTCGCTGGCGCTGGACCCCGAGGTCCTGATCGCCGACGAGCCGACCACCGCGCTCGACGTGACCGTGCAGGCCCAGATCATGGACCTGCTGGCCGAGCTCCAGCGCGACCGGGGCATGGCCATGGTGCTCATCACCCACGACCTGGGCGTGGTCGCCGAGGTCGCGGACCGGATCGCGGTCATGTACGCGGGCCGGATCGTCGAGCACGCCGACGCGCGGTCGCTCTTCCGCGCGCCCGGCCACCCGTACACGTCGGCGCTGATGCGGTCGCTGCCGCACGTCGAGGCCAAGGGCTCGGAGCTGAGCACCATCTCCGGCCTGCCGCCGAGCCTGCTCGCCATCCCGCCCGGCTGCCCGTTCCACCCGCGCTGCCCCAGGGCGGCGGACGTCTGCTCGGTCGACGTCCCGCCGCAGGTGCCGCTGCCGGGCGGGCGGGACAGCGCGTGCCACTTCGCCGAACAGGAGGTCAGCGGTGCCTGA
- the eno gene encoding phosphopyruvate hydratase — protein MAVIEQVGAREILDSRGNPTVEVEVALDDGTLERAAVPSGASTGEHEAVELRDGDAKRYLGKGVEHAVTAVLDEIGPELVGIEAVEQRVVDQKLVDLDGTPDKGRLGANAILGVSLAVAKAAAASSGLELFRYVGGPNAHVLPVPMLNILNGGAHADTDVDIQEFMIAPIGAESFREALRWGAEVYHSLKSVLKSKGLGTGLGDEGGFAPSLSSNRDALDLILVAIEKAGYRPGRDIALALDVAATEFFSDGAYTFEKNKRSAEQMSAYYAELVDAYPLVSIEDPLSEDDWDGWVAMTAALGDKVQIVGDDLFVTNPERLEEGISRRAANALLVKVNQIGTLSETLDAVSLATSYGYRSMMSHRSGETEDTTIADLAVAVGAGQIKTGAPARGERTAKYNQLLRIEEALGDAARYAGDTAFPRFTPEG, from the coding sequence GTGGCTGTCATCGAGCAGGTCGGCGCCCGCGAGATCCTGGACTCGCGCGGCAACCCCACCGTCGAGGTGGAGGTGGCGCTGGACGACGGCACGCTCGAGCGCGCCGCCGTGCCGTCCGGCGCTTCGACCGGCGAGCACGAGGCGGTGGAGCTGCGCGACGGCGACGCGAAGCGCTACCTGGGCAAGGGCGTCGAGCACGCGGTCACCGCGGTGCTGGACGAGATCGGCCCGGAGCTGGTGGGCATCGAGGCCGTCGAGCAGCGCGTGGTCGACCAGAAGCTGGTGGACCTGGACGGCACCCCGGACAAGGGCCGCCTCGGCGCGAACGCCATCCTCGGCGTGTCGCTGGCCGTGGCCAAGGCCGCCGCGGCGTCGTCCGGGCTGGAGCTGTTCCGGTACGTGGGCGGCCCGAACGCGCACGTGCTGCCGGTGCCGATGCTGAACATCCTCAACGGTGGCGCGCACGCCGACACCGACGTGGACATCCAGGAGTTCATGATCGCGCCGATCGGCGCGGAGAGCTTCCGTGAGGCCCTGCGCTGGGGCGCCGAGGTGTACCACTCGCTCAAGTCCGTGCTCAAGAGCAAGGGCCTGGGCACCGGGCTGGGCGACGAGGGCGGCTTCGCGCCGAGCCTGTCCAGCAACCGCGACGCGCTCGACCTGATCCTCGTCGCGATCGAGAAGGCGGGCTACCGCCCCGGCCGCGACATCGCGCTCGCGCTCGACGTGGCCGCCACCGAGTTCTTCTCGGACGGCGCTTACACGTTCGAGAAGAACAAGCGCAGCGCCGAGCAGATGTCCGCGTACTACGCGGAGCTGGTCGACGCCTACCCGCTGGTGTCCATCGAGGACCCGCTGTCCGAGGACGACTGGGACGGCTGGGTGGCGATGACCGCCGCGCTGGGCGACAAGGTGCAGATCGTCGGCGACGACCTGTTCGTCACCAACCCGGAGCGCCTGGAGGAGGGCATCTCCCGCCGCGCCGCCAACGCGCTGCTGGTGAAGGTCAACCAGATCGGCACGCTGTCCGAGACCCTGGACGCGGTGTCCCTGGCCACCTCGTACGGCTACCGCTCGATGATGTCCCACCGGTCGGGCGAGACCGAGGACACCACCATCGCGGACCTCGCGGTCGCGGTCGGCGCCGGCCAGATCAAGACCGGTGCGCCCGCCCGCGGCGAGCGCACCGCGAAGTACAACCAGCTCCTGCGCATCGAGGAGGCCCTGGGCGACGCCGCGCGCTACGCCGGTGACACGGCCTTCCCGCGGTTCACGCCGGAGGGCTGA
- a CDS encoding Ppx/GppA phosphatase family protein, with protein MARVAAIDCGTNSIRLLVADVTASDDGGRWLRDVHREMRVVRLGQGVDATGALHPDALARTRAALVDYAAVLRRKGAERVRMVATSATRDASNRDDFFGMTEEVLGQVAEVISGDEEAALSFTGAVADLEAEDGPFLVSDVGGGSTEIVLGGWDGVVGSVEAARSVDIGCVRLTERHLHDDPPSAAQVEDAVATAKSVLQEAFDRVPVERARTWIGVAGTVTTLVALAKELDAYRPDEIHLARLPLARIQEITERLLLMPHDERAALGAMHPGRVDVICGGAIVVRAIAEHLAERAGITELVASEHDILDGIAFSQAVGG; from the coding sequence ATGGCGCGCGTGGCCGCGATCGACTGCGGGACCAACTCGATTCGGCTTCTCGTCGCCGATGTCACCGCCTCCGACGACGGGGGGCGGTGGTTGCGGGACGTGCACCGGGAGATGCGGGTCGTTCGGCTCGGGCAGGGGGTCGACGCCACGGGGGCCCTGCACCCGGACGCGCTCGCCCGGACCAGGGCCGCGCTCGTGGACTACGCGGCGGTGCTCCGGCGCAAGGGGGCCGAGCGGGTGCGGATGGTGGCGACCTCGGCCACTCGGGACGCGTCCAACCGGGACGACTTCTTCGGGATGACCGAGGAGGTGCTGGGGCAGGTCGCCGAGGTGATCAGCGGGGACGAGGAGGCCGCGCTGTCCTTCACGGGGGCTGTCGCCGATCTTGAGGCTGAGGACGGACCCTTCCTCGTCTCCGACGTCGGCGGGGGCTCCACCGAGATCGTGCTCGGGGGGTGGGACGGGGTTGTCGGGAGCGTGGAGGCCGCCCGGTCGGTCGACATCGGGTGCGTTCGGCTGACCGAGCGGCACCTGCACGACGACCCGCCCAGCGCGGCCCAGGTCGAGGACGCGGTGGCGACCGCCAAGAGCGTGCTGCAGGAGGCGTTCGACCGCGTGCCGGTCGAGCGGGCGCGGACCTGGATCGGGGTCGCGGGGACGGTCACCACGCTCGTCGCGCTCGCCAAGGAGCTGGACGCCTACCGGCCGGACGAGATCCACCTCGCGCGGTTGCCGCTGGCGCGGATCCAGGAGATCACGGAGCGGCTGCTGCTGATGCCGCACGACGAGCGCGCCGCGCTCGGGGCGATGCACCCCGGACGGGTCGACGTGATCTGCGGTGGGGCGATCGTGGTCCGGGCCATCGCGGAGCACCTCGCGGAGCGGGCCGGGATCACCGAGCTGGTCGCGAGCGAGCACGACATCCTGGACGGGATCGCCTTCTCCCAGGCCGTCGGGGGCTGA
- a CDS encoding DUF501 domain-containing protein gives MRAIAARCPSGHPSVVQTSPRLEDGTPFPTLYYLTCPRLTSQVSRLESEGVMREMQDRLAEDEELAAAYLRAHESYLAERDAIESLGTKVTAGGMPERVKCLHVHVGHALAVGPGVNPFGDEALALLADVWPSGDCAART, from the coding sequence ATGCGCGCGATCGCGGCGCGGTGCCCGAGCGGGCACCCCTCGGTGGTGCAGACCAGCCCGAGGCTGGAGGACGGCACGCCGTTCCCGACGCTGTACTACCTGACGTGCCCCCGGCTGACCTCGCAGGTCAGCAGGCTGGAGAGCGAGGGGGTCATGCGGGAGATGCAGGACCGGCTCGCCGAGGACGAGGAGCTGGCCGCCGCGTACCTGCGCGCCCACGAGTCGTACCTGGCCGAGCGGGACGCGATCGAGTCGCTGGGCACGAAGGTCACGGCGGGCGGGATGCCGGAGCGGGTCAAGTGCCTGCACGTGCACGTCGGGCACGCGCTCGCGGTCGGTCCGGGCGTGAACCCGTTCGGTGACGAGGCGCTCGCGCTGCTCGCGGACGTGTGGCCGAGCGGGGACTGCGCCGCCCGGACGTGA
- a CDS encoding FtsB family cell division protein, with product MAGRERGARRGGSAPGSRSASGASGRTSRSGSGRSGGRTTSAREGAGGGAGAGSAAGTGAGVGSGSGPGSAGAPKAGGPKAGARGGARDEAAKGRGGARQQPARRRAQSKARTRAGAGTGGAFGMTSTRQAAVLAMVVCALALSIAVPLRTYLAQRDELRDVATSQQALREQVAQLEERRQQLDDPAVIAAEARRRLHYVRPGETPYVVQLPGDSGRPEQEERPASEPVPNKAWYQQLWDSVAAK from the coding sequence ATGGCCGGGAGGGAACGGGGCGCTCGGCGCGGCGGGTCCGCGCCGGGGTCCCGCTCTGCCTCGGGGGCCTCGGGCCGGACCTCGCGGTCCGGCTCGGGGCGCTCGGGGGGCAGGACGACCTCGGCCCGCGAGGGCGCGGGGGGCGGGGCCGGAGCCGGGTCCGCGGCCGGGACGGGCGCGGGTGTCGGCTCGGGCTCGGGTCCTGGTTCGGCAGGCGCCCCCAAGGCGGGCGGCCCGAAGGCGGGCGCGCGCGGGGGAGCCCGCGACGAGGCGGCCAAGGGGCGTGGCGGGGCGCGGCAGCAGCCCGCCCGGCGGCGGGCGCAGTCCAAGGCGCGCACCCGCGCGGGTGCGGGCACCGGCGGCGCGTTCGGCATGACCAGCACCCGCCAGGCCGCGGTGCTGGCCATGGTGGTGTGCGCGCTGGCGCTCAGCATCGCCGTGCCGCTGCGGACCTACCTGGCGCAGCGGGACGAGCTGCGCGACGTGGCGACGTCGCAGCAGGCGCTGCGCGAGCAGGTGGCGCAGCTGGAAGAGCGCAGGCAGCAGCTCGACGACCCGGCCGTGATCGCGGCCGAGGCTCGGCGAAGGCTGCACTACGTGCGACCGGGCGAGACGCCCTACGTCGTGCAGCTCCCCGGTGACTCGGGGCGTCCGGAGCAGGAGGAGAGGCCGGCCAGCGAGCCGGTCCCGAACAAGGCTTGGTACCAGCAGCTGTGGGACTCGGTGGCGGCGAAGTGA
- a CDS encoding ABC transporter permease, translating to MTESVAASGLAEVGGAPGGESRGLFGDAWRELRSRPLFWVSTALIAVVVVMAVFPGLFTSADPNLAVLSRSRGAPSAEAWFGYDNQGYDIYARTVHGARASIVVGLLATLGVLLVGAVLGLLAGFYGGWLDAVVSRIADVFVGVPFVLGAIVILTTLNAGGDAGAARIVAQVVLSISVLSWPVAMRITRSTAVAAKQQDYVKAARALGAGSGRLMVKHLLPNCVAPVLVYATIALGAFIGVEATLSYLGIGLRPPVVSWGVMINGAKDYIRVAPHALLFPAGFLTATVLAFVMLGDAVREALDPKLR from the coding sequence ATGACTGAGTCGGTGGCGGCCAGCGGTCTGGCCGAGGTGGGCGGCGCGCCCGGCGGCGAGTCGCGCGGGCTGTTCGGCGACGCCTGGCGGGAGCTGCGGTCCCGGCCGCTGTTCTGGGTGTCGACCGCGCTGATCGCGGTGGTGGTGGTCATGGCCGTGTTCCCCGGCCTGTTCACCTCGGCGGACCCGAACCTGGCGGTGCTGTCCCGGAGCCGGGGCGCGCCCTCGGCGGAGGCCTGGTTCGGCTACGACAACCAGGGCTACGACATCTACGCCCGCACGGTGCACGGGGCGCGCGCGTCCATCGTCGTGGGCCTGCTGGCCACGCTCGGCGTGCTGCTGGTCGGGGCCGTGCTCGGGCTGCTCGCCGGGTTCTACGGCGGCTGGCTGGACGCGGTCGTGTCCCGGATCGCCGACGTGTTCGTGGGCGTGCCGTTCGTGCTGGGCGCGATCGTCATCCTGACCACGCTCAACGCGGGCGGCGACGCGGGCGCGGCCCGCATCGTCGCCCAGGTGGTGCTGTCCATCTCGGTGCTGTCCTGGCCGGTGGCCATGCGCATCACCAGGTCCACGGCCGTCGCGGCCAAGCAGCAGGACTACGTGAAGGCGGCGCGCGCGCTCGGCGCGGGCTCGGGCAGGCTCATGGTCAAGCACCTGCTGCCCAACTGCGTCGCGCCGGTCCTGGTGTACGCCACGATCGCGCTCGGCGCGTTCATCGGCGTCGAGGCCACGCTGTCCTACCTGGGCATCGGGCTGCGACCGCCGGTCGTGTCCTGGGGCGTGATGATCAACGGCGCGAAGGACTACATCCGGGTCGCCCCGCACGCCCTGCTGTTCCCCGCGGGCTTCCTCACCGCGACCGTGCTCGCCTTCGTGATGCTCGGCGACGCGGTGCGCGAGGCGCTCGACCCCAAGCTGCGCTAG
- a CDS encoding lytic transglycosylase domain-containing protein translates to MTPRQRGLAATATCAMLVPALLNGTLGVDWLPVSARSALSAVPPGAGDVLGALSVRSGAGEDRFGAGGKLPRTDALGADLIADADDASAFGDYLPTGVDSLPTGPLGVPGVMLDAYTRAEQRLAQTTPGCKIHWSLLAGIGRIESGHARGGRVDARGNAVPAILGPVLNGGPGIAAIHDTDGGRYDGDTTWDRAVGPMQFIPSTWQGYAADGNGDGERNPNNVYDATVGAGNYLCAYGSDLSDPAQRAKSVFRYNHSEEYVRTVLYWADAYRNGVTLLPDLAGSDEDFTPIAPPGNSGGSSSGNGNQGSGNQGNGQGQSGGSTTTTTTTSGGVTTTTTTTTTTTSGGSTTTTTTTTTTTTTTTTDPSGCPSVPVVTTTTEITPSESVTTTTGVPPGCESAPTTSVTSVVTAPSSGEIVESLLPQGSSAPMATA, encoded by the coding sequence ATGACGCCCAGGCAGCGGGGTCTGGCGGCGACGGCGACGTGCGCGATGCTGGTGCCCGCGCTGCTGAACGGGACGTTGGGCGTGGACTGGCTGCCGGTGTCCGCGCGGAGCGCGCTGAGCGCCGTGCCGCCGGGGGCCGGGGACGTGCTGGGCGCGCTGTCGGTGCGGTCCGGCGCCGGGGAGGACCGGTTCGGGGCAGGCGGAAAGCTCCCCCGGACGGACGCGCTGGGCGCGGACCTGATCGCGGACGCGGACGACGCGAGCGCGTTCGGCGACTACCTGCCGACCGGCGTGGACAGCCTGCCGACCGGGCCGCTGGGGGTGCCGGGGGTGATGCTCGACGCGTACACGCGGGCCGAGCAGCGGCTGGCGCAGACCACGCCGGGGTGCAAGATCCACTGGTCGTTGCTGGCGGGGATCGGGCGGATCGAGTCCGGGCACGCGCGGGGCGGGCGGGTGGACGCTCGGGGGAACGCGGTTCCGGCGATCCTGGGGCCGGTGTTGAACGGCGGACCGGGGATCGCGGCCATCCACGACACGGATGGCGGGCGGTACGACGGCGACACCACGTGGGACCGGGCCGTGGGGCCGATGCAGTTCATCCCGTCGACCTGGCAGGGGTACGCGGCCGACGGGAACGGGGACGGGGAGCGGAACCCCAACAACGTCTACGACGCGACTGTCGGGGCTGGGAACTACCTGTGCGCCTACGGGTCGGATCTGAGCGACCCGGCTCAGCGGGCGAAGTCGGTTTTCCGGTACAACCACTCCGAGGAGTACGTGCGGACGGTTCTGTACTGGGCCGACGCCTATCGCAACGGGGTGACGTTGCTGCCCGATCTGGCGGGGTCCGACGAGGACTTCACGCCGATCGCCCCGCCTGGGAACTCCGGGGGGTCGTCTTCCGGGAACGGGAACCAGGGGAGCGGGAACCAGGGGAACGGGCAGGGGCAGTCGGGTGGGAGCACGACCACGACCACCACGACCAGTGGCGGGGTGACCACGACGACGACCACTACCACCACGACCACGAGTGGTGGGTCGACGACCACCACGACCACGACGACCACCACGACGACCACGACCACGACGGATCCCTCGGGGTGCCCGAGCGTTCCGGTCGTCACGACGACCACGGAGATCACGCCGTCGGAGTCGGTGACCACCACCACCGGGGTTCCGCCTGGGTGCGAGTCGGCGCCGACCACCAGCGTGACGAGCGTGGTGACGGCGCCGTCGTCGGGGGAGATCGTGGAGTCGTTGCTGCCCCAGGGCAGTTCCGCGCCGATGGCCACTGCGTGA